A single genomic interval of Candidatus Eisenbacteria bacterium harbors:
- a CDS encoding thiamine pyrophosphate-dependent enzyme, with amino-acid sequence MSDAMEKVFAVPDLLLRTEHSLCPGCGEPVALRTILEIVGQLGLRDRTICVAGIGCYTAFPMIMDLDVMQALHGRAPSVATGVKRVRPDALVFTMQGDGDMISEGLQEVLHAAARGEKITAIVFNNAVFGETGGHMTAATVLGQHTKTTVGGRDPERHGRPIKICELVAQLDGAAYVARAAAHTPSGIKLAQQYLHDAFRTQLDGKGFSLVEILTMCPTDWFVAPAEGPAFLEKHLVPTFPLGIVKGA; translated from the coding sequence ATGAGCGACGCGATGGAGAAGGTCTTCGCCGTGCCCGATCTGCTCCTGCGCACCGAGCACTCGCTCTGCCCGGGCTGTGGCGAGCCGGTCGCCCTGCGCACGATCCTCGAGATCGTGGGGCAGCTCGGTCTCCGCGACCGCACGATCTGCGTCGCGGGGATCGGCTGCTACACGGCGTTCCCCATGATCATGGACCTCGACGTCATGCAGGCGCTGCACGGTCGTGCGCCGTCGGTTGCGACGGGCGTGAAGCGCGTGCGACCCGACGCGCTCGTCTTCACCATGCAGGGCGACGGCGACATGATCTCCGAGGGCCTCCAGGAGGTGCTGCACGCCGCGGCGCGCGGCGAGAAGATCACGGCCATCGTCTTCAACAACGCCGTCTTCGGCGAGACCGGCGGACACATGACGGCCGCCACCGTGCTCGGACAGCACACCAAGACCACGGTCGGCGGGCGCGACCCGGAGCGCCACGGGCGCCCGATCAAGATCTGCGAGCTGGTGGCGCAGCTCGACGGCGCGGCGTACGTCGCGCGCGCGGCGGCCCACACGCCGTCGGGCATCAAGCTCGCGCAGCAGTACCTGCACGACGCTTTCCGCACGCAGCTGGACGGCAAGGGCTTCTCGCTGGTCGAGATCCTCACCATGTGCCCGACGGACTGGTTCGTCGCTCCGGCCGAGGGTCCCGCGTTCCTCGAGAAGCACCTCGTGCCGACCTTCCCGCTCGGCATCGTGAAGGGCGCCTGA